In Topomyia yanbarensis strain Yona2022 chromosome 2, ASM3024719v1, whole genome shotgun sequence, one DNA window encodes the following:
- the LOC131681740 gene encoding uncharacterized protein LOC131681740 has protein sequence MNCQGDCSELGPPPDMILSMPPPPLSSFLLPRNALAPRPANNSLSCIAAFMCEPSLKANEQSGMDFIELSGTGMDDTWVFVLVSSCVGVLLLGALLAMILIKCREAYNYSYHDSNLKHPPLASLNDAHLGTTKSGFMPGTILYPTNQQIVPDNRTLWATLTPHGTTQHFISDSYCNPEDHYEVIDYGSKHEQYIPSNQSTIVKNKNSFENSGFVDYDYEDPTPLMESYNNFDDMDSGYQEPQEVIGSLNRNRSIVSSPTRIENPNLAPLNLYPTHRSNGTVGRKNATLSRRISDIKN, from the exons ATGAACTGCCAAGGCGATTGCTCCGAATTGGGGCCACCGCCCGATATGATTCTATCGATGCCTCCGCCACCGTTGTCATCCTTTCTGCTGCCCCGGAATGCACTGGCCCCACGCCCGGCTAATAATTCCCTGTCTTGTATAGCCGCCTTCATGTGTGAACCTTCCTTGAAGGCAAACGAGCAGTCTGGAATGGATTTCATTGAGCTGTCAGGAACTG GGATGGATGACACATGGGTTTTTGTGCTGGTTTCGTCCTGTGTCGGCGTGCTGCTGCTAGGAGCTCTTCTCGcgatgattttaattaaatgcagAGA aGCTTACAACTACTCATACCATGATAGCAACTTAAAGCATCCACCATTGGCGTCGCTTAATGATGCACATCTTGGAACGACAAAATCCGGATTTATGCCAGGAACAATCCTATACCCAACCAATCAGCAGATTGTTCCTGACAATCGCACTCTGTGGGCCACTTTGACTCCACACGGAACGACTCAGCACTTCATCTCAGATTCTTACTGTAACCCAGAAGATCACTACGAAGTAATAGATTACGGTAGTAAGCACGAGCAGTATATACCGTCAAACCAAAGTACCATCGTAAAGAACAAAAACTCGTTCGAGAACTCCGGATTCGTAGATTACGACTATGAGGATCCGACACCACTGATGGAATCGTATAATAACTTTGATGACATGGACTCGGGTTACCAAGAACCCCAGGAAGTGATTGGATCACTCAACCGGAACCGATCGATTGTTTCATCACCGACCCGGATTGAAAATCCTAACCTGGCTCCGCTCAACCTATACCCAACTCACCGCAGCAACGGTACGGTCGGCAGAAAGAACGCCACCCTCAGCAGACGCATCAGTGATATCAAGAATTGA